In Crassostrea angulata isolate pt1a10 chromosome 6, ASM2561291v2, whole genome shotgun sequence, a genomic segment contains:
- the LOC128190037 gene encoding uncharacterized protein LOC128190037, translating into MSANPPDMCKRFIQFIGPIVIRKGQRTLLRLDGDFQHLGYLIVCGVAYIYRKFPQMQSADLQKIIEDVVFLLRNNHLKIPDEMTDLILSLNAAIAQPLILCLNLSEENMLHLAEDYAEKVLPGLVIYNTNRKHLQKLSDHSHWMLSAGRFFSHSIRIGILIPGIANSQFKTNKSVDDSKRIENEFDILLKLQNRETHLNIVRMLAFNPLRSRLHFHVIEHYSTSLIDKVIESRLRQEFLPEDWMNSRLLDVACGLNFLHQRSIIHRDITLNSFSLKSISPYHEIAVLSNLEMACSSSNEASTIVGQIADVYGENIATRWSAPESLWDCTFDADTDSWMYGHFTRSLFTYGCEPYTELYSETTAEIMAKVVACGLKPYKWQCIPLSYHKLAASCLQFEKEKRPSMQMIIQQLEQLKQDQLKKGCYEYKRLPKISNKQEERRHEPKRGIPETIKKMKSCPGCKRDTYIEIKKRIPQSPNPDYAPLIFDLKDTKASNEPVISEKRFGLHVKEKLTVEFHNKILPQMSEDFAEKMGICEWPPEKRVKHCSSANDEVDITLYYRVPTARNILDFSKQLSDYQVNGIDIDVIFNITRLVEKMHEKRWIMVDLVGKNIYIQDSNNYKVCQLRIGRMVRLPTHEDSVLLENYEFHDIMHWLPIEVIRHGELSTGSDVYTLAMLFYEFYMALSGTKRLQCRPFSKMHPSRILSHLQDGNIPDLPERCPEWLYDKVMKPCWDQDRTCRPTATEILSIIAENRPGGENYENQPIISGIPKGTFGSFNSDSLENQPETLDSPTVYNSFNLKTKLEDVKSNSTAANDYSDEEYCEVTSTEKRSSPWDDTMEEEQCGASRYVNIPDKKTKGYERCFSTGGIACGETKNPNQTYQELLVKDDTTKPKNRRKPQNGMIEVPNYELFAKEGNDAETEENAPPEVPKYENAAAGFSNISIGRPFPFKTKH; encoded by the exons ATGTCAGCAAACCCTCCAGATATGTGTAAAAGGTTTATACAGTTCATAGGACCAATTGTCATACGGAAAGGACAGAGAACTCTGCTACGTTTAGATGGAGATTTCCAGCATCTAGGATATCTAATTGTTTGTGGAGTTGCCTATATCTATAGGAAAT ttCCTCAAATGCAATCGGCCgatcttcaaaaaataattgaagatGTTGTTTTCTTGTTAAGAAACAACCATTTGAAAATTCCGGACGAAATGACAGATCTGATTTTGTCTTTGAATGCCGCCATCGCTCAACCACTGATCCTCTGTCTTAATCTATCGGAGGAAAACATGCTGCATTTAGCTGAAGACTACGCTGAAAAAGTGCTTCCAGGTTTAGTTATCTACAACACTAACCGAAAACATCTCCAAAAACTATCAGATCATTCTCACTGGATGCTATCCGCTGGTCGCTTTTTTTCACACAGCATAAGAATAGGCATTCTTATACCAGGAATTGCAAATAGTCAATTTAAAACTAACAAATCTGTGGATGATAGCAAGAGAATAGAAAACGAGTTCGACATTTTGTTGAAATTACAGAATAGAGAAACTCATTTAAATATTGTCCGAATGCTAGCATTTAACCCCTTACGGAGCCGGTTACATTTTCACGTAATTGAGCATTACTCTACATCACTTATTGACAAAGTCATTGAATCAAGATTGCGCCAAGAGTTTCTTCCAGAGGACTGGATGAACAGTCGCCTTTTAGATGTTGCTTGTGGACTGAATTTTCTTCACCAGAGAAGCATAATACACAGAGATATTACTTTGAACTCATTTTCTCTAAAATCCATTTCGCCTTACCATGAAATAGCTGTTCTCTCTAACTTAGAGATGGCTTGTTCTAGTAGTAACGAAGCATCAACAATCGTTGGCCAAATTGCAG atgtttatgGAGAAAATATCGCCACAAGGTGGTCAGCCCCCGAATCTCTATGGGACTGCACCTTTGACGCCGACACGGACTCCTGGATGTATGGTCACTTCACTCGTTCCCTGTTTACTTATGGATGCGAGCCTTATACAGAACTATACAGCGAGACAACAGCTGAAATCATGGCAAAGGTTGTAGCTTGTGGATTGAAGCCTTACAAATGGCAATGTATCCCTTTGTCCTATCACAAACTAGCCGCAAGCTGTCTTCAGtttgagaaagaaaaaagaCCAAGCATGCAGATGATTATACAACAGTTAGAACAGCTGAAACAAGACCAACTGAAAAAAGGAT GTTATGAATATAAAAGATTGCCAAAGATATCCAATAAACAGGAAGAAAGAAGACATGAACCCAAAAGG GGAATTCCTGAAACGATTAAGAAGATGAAAAGCTGCCCTGGAT GTAAGAGAGATACTTATATCGAAATCAAGAAACGTATACCACAGAGTCCTAACCCAGACTATGCTCCTCTGATTTTTGATCTAAAGGACACCAAAGCCTCCAACGAACCAGTTATCAGCGAAAAG agATTCGGATTACACGTGAAGGAGAAGTTGACGGTGGAATTTCACAACAAAATACTTCCTCAAATGAGTGAAGACTTTGCTGAGAAAATGGGCATCTGTGAATGGCCGCCGGAAAAACGagtaaaacattgtagttctgcAAATGACGAAGTAGATATTACATTG TATTACAGAGTTCCAACAGCAAGAAACATTTTGGACTTCTCCAAACAGTTGAGTGATTATCAAGTAAACGGCATTGACATCGATGTCATTTTTAATATTACCAGACTCGTAGAGAAAATGCACGAAAAACGTTGGATAATGGTGGACCTAGTTGGAAAGAATATTTATATTCAGGATAGCAACAATTATAAG GTGTGTCAATTACGTATTGGGCGTATGGTGAGACTGCCAACTCATGAAGACAGTGTGCTGTTggaaaattatgaatttcacGATATAATGCATTG GTTACCAATAGAAGTAATAAGACACGGCGAACTTtctaccggaagtgacgtataTACTTTGGCGATGTTATTTTACGAGTTTTATATGGCTTTATCTGGAACAAAACGTCTGCAATGTCGACCATTTTCTAAGATGCACCCATCACGA ATTTTAAGTCATTTACAAGACGGTAACATCCCTGATCTACCAGAGAGGTGCCCGGAATGGTTGTATGACAAAGTGATGAAACCATGTTGGGATCAAGACAGAACATGTCGTCCAACGGCGACGGAAATTTTGTCAATCATCGCAGAAAATAG ACCTGGGggagaaaattatgaaaatcaaCCAATAATCTCGGGTATACCAAAAGGGACGTTTGGCAGCTTTAACAGTGATAGTCTTGAAAATCAACCTGAAACCTTGGACTCACCTACGGTTTATAACAGTTTTAATCTTAAAACAAAACTAGAAGATGTCAAATCCAATTCCACTGCAGCGAATGATTACAGTGATGAGGAGTATTGTGAAGTAACATCCACTGAAAAACGGTCGTCTCCTTGGGACGACACTATGGAAGAAGAGCAATGTGGAGCAAGTAGATACGTAAACATCCCTGACAAAAAGACAAAAGGATATGAGCGGTGTTTTTCAACAGGAGGTATAGCCTGCGGCGAAACTAAAAATCCCAATCAAACTTATCAGGAGTTGTTAGTAAAAGATGACACAACCAAACCAAAGAATAGAAGAAAACCACAGAATGGTATGATTGAAGTACCAAACTACGAGTTATTTGCCAAAGAAGGCAACGATGCGGAAACAGAAGAAAACGCTCCACCAGAAGTACCTAAGTATGAAAATGCTGCTGCCGGTTTTTCGAACATAAGCATTGGACGTCCCTTTCCTTTTAAGACAAAGCATTAG
- the LOC128190041 gene encoding uncharacterized protein LOC128190041 isoform X2 produces the protein MLRSKRKSKSPYARPNAHPALRALNPATTATQTQAGPSRPTQAAVQFVSTQPQNQEHQLPVDDPTTSEQTAVPLPSIAPSIPLSTSGPNTTVWIIGSSIIKHASHHAVQQFGNLHLDLQKHNITVYWHGKSGMVWEDVEPTITNIIEQRGHPDWVMLHCGGNSIGTMPLLRLQKFMKLTVVNLQTILPNTRFIWSQILPRNYYRHMLSNIAGETARKRINKSLAPFIVKRKGACLKYPDLQQCSPKYYRDGVHLSDTAQNTFLKTIRAGLLNILHNNVKVYAKSHAE, from the exons ATGTTGAGGTCTAAAAGAAAGAGCAAGTCACCGTACGCCAGGCCAAATGCTCATCCGGCTCTCAGGGCCCTTAATCCGGCAACCACAGCCACCCAAACCCAAGCAGGCCCGAGCAGGCCCACGCAGGCAGCGGTCCAGTTTGTGTCCACTCAACCTCAAAATCAAGAGCATCAGCTACCAGTCGATGATCCCACAACCAGTGAGCAGACTGCAGTACCGCTACCTTCCATAGCGCCATCAATCCCTCTGTCAACTTCAG GTCCCAACACCACGGTCTGGATCATTGGTTCGTCAATTATCAAACATGCATCCCATCACGCTGTCCAACAATTTGGAAACTTACACCTAGACCTTCAGAAACATAATATCACAGTATATTGGCATGGAAAGAGTGGTATGGTCTGGGAGGATGTAGAGCCCACAATTACAAATATCATTGAACAAAGAGGCCACCCAGATTGGGTAATGTTACATTGTGGGGGCAATAGTATTGGGACCATGCCCTTGCTAAGACTgcaaaaattcatgaaattaacCGTTGTTAACCTACAAACAATTCTGCCGAATACAAGATTCATATGGTCCCAGATACTCCCACGAAATTACTACAGACATATGTTATCAAATATTGCCGGTGAGACCGCTCGAAAAAGAATTAACAAATCATTAGCCCCATTTATTGTCAAGCGTAAGGGCGCCTGCTTAAAGTACCCTGATCTACAACAATGTTCACCAAAATATTACCGTGATGGTGTACATTTGTCTGATACTGCTCagaatacatttttgaaaaccaTACGTGCTGGCCTCCTAAACATACTACATAATAATGTTAAAGTTTATGCTAAATCCCACGCCGAGTAA
- the LOC128190041 gene encoding uncharacterized protein LOC128190041 isoform X1, with product MLRSKRKSKSPYARPNAHPALRALNPATTATQTQAGPSRPTQAAVQFVSTQPQNQEHQLPVDDPTTSEQTAVPLPSIAPSIPLSTSVGKIQIPGSAGRQDSSPFTSGIVVPLRPHVECLLEAAISKNTASTYQKGINSFETFCTKHNFIFCWPPPLDHIINYIAYLHANKVSYSTTRCYLSGISYKLQLEGQIDNTKTFIVKKMLEGFRRLNPAKDVRSPISLSCLNKLVSILPTVCTSLYEAVMFSAAFHLAFFALLRISEFTFTSNDAPALLFHDVTINETHIGLYIKGSKTDQYNRGTKLQIEINSQTQSLFKHMREFLAVRPQIQGLFFCHFNHKPLTKYQFTSVLHKSVKFIGLDTTTFKSHSFRIGGATHLYLQGHSEEDIKSKGRWKSNAFCSYIRL from the exons ATGTTGAGGTCTAAAAGAAAGAGCAAGTCACCGTACGCCAGGCCAAATGCTCATCCGGCTCTCAGGGCCCTTAATCCGGCAACCACAGCCACCCAAACCCAAGCAGGCCCGAGCAGGCCCACGCAGGCAGCGGTCCAGTTTGTGTCCACTCAACCTCAAAATCAAGAGCATCAGCTACCAGTCGATGATCCCACAACCAGTGAGCAGACTGCAGTACCGCTACCTTCCATAGCGCCATCAATCCCTCTGTCAACTTCAG TGGGAAAGATTCAGATCCCTGGCTCCGCAGGCAGACAAGACTCCAGCCCGTTTACCTCCGGAATTGTTGTCCCTCTTAGACCCCATGTAGAATGTTTACTTGAGGCAGCAATATCCAAAAATACTGCGTCCACGTATCAAAAAGGCATAAATTCCTTTGAAACTTTTTGTACCAAACacaattttatcttttgttgGCCTCCACCACTGGACCACATAATCAACTACATCGCATACCTGCATGCAAATAAAGTGTCCTATTCAACAACGAGATGTTATTTGAGCGGTATTAGTTACAAGCTTCAGTTAGAGGGTCAAATTGACAACACTAAAACTTTTATAGTTAAGAAAATGTTAGAAGGTTTCCGTCGGTTAAATCCAGCGAAGGATGTACGGTCCCCAATTTCCCTATCTTGTCTCAATAAATTAGTTTCTATACTACCTACGGTGTGCACAAGCTTGTATGAAGCTGTTATGTTTTCAGCAGCCTTTCATTTAGCATTTTTTGCATTATTGCGCATTAGCGAATTTACTTTCACTAGTAATGACGCACCAGCCTTATTATTTCACGACGTGACCATTAATGAAACACACATTGGTCTGTATATTAAAGGTTCAAAAACAGACCAATACAATAGGGGTACTAAGCTAcagattgaaataaattctcAAACCCAGTCTTTATTCAAGCACATGCGTGAATTTTTGGCAGTTAGACCACAAATACAAGGCCTATTTTTCTGTCATTTCAACCACAAACCTCTTACTAAATATCAATTCACATCCGTACTACATAAGTCTGTCAAATTTATTGGCCTTGACACAACAACTTTCAAATCCCACTCATTTAGAATAGGTGGAGCTACACATTTGTACTTGCAAGGGCATTCGGAGGAGGACATTAAGTCAAAAGGCAGATGGAAATCTAACGCGTTTTGTTCATATATCAGATTGTAA